In Nitrospira sp., one genomic interval encodes:
- a CDS encoding phosphotransferase, whose amino-acid sequence MRASVDDPALAHLLCDPETHLAHSPRIFKNEGRCVVALVGGYVMKRWSGYGGLERWKTRWRGTRAARAGWAATALEQAGVATVPVLAWGTREGVIGAPSYLLMAYLADAVDLRSWQGNRLEMAERLGGLIGLLHERGFTHRDLKPSNLLVTPDGCPLLIDLDGLRSVGPVPRSRAIADVVKLGRRMVAPSSLTPSEASRFLSRYCLARGFRGRRNWWTVLREEAGRHDEFRTLRAARKTRA is encoded by the coding sequence GTGCGAGCCTCGGTTGACGATCCTGCGCTGGCCCATCTTCTGTGTGATCCGGAGACGCACCTGGCTCACAGCCCACGAATCTTCAAAAACGAGGGGCGCTGCGTCGTTGCGCTGGTGGGGGGCTATGTCATGAAGCGCTGGAGTGGGTACGGCGGCCTTGAACGGTGGAAAACCAGATGGCGCGGAACGCGCGCCGCGCGGGCCGGATGGGCTGCGACGGCGCTGGAGCAGGCCGGCGTGGCGACGGTTCCGGTCCTGGCCTGGGGGACGCGGGAGGGCGTGATCGGCGCGCCGAGTTATCTGCTGATGGCCTATCTGGCCGATGCCGTCGACTTGCGATCCTGGCAGGGCAACCGTCTGGAGATGGCCGAGCGGCTGGGAGGCCTGATCGGGTTGCTGCATGAACGGGGTTTCACCCATCGCGATCTCAAACCCTCCAATCTCCTGGTCACGCCGGACGGCTGCCCGCTGCTCATCGACCTGGACGGGCTGCGCTCGGTCGGGCCGGTGCCTCGCAGCAGGGCCATCGCCGATGTGGTCAAGTTGGGGCGTCGCATGGTCGCACCCTCCAGCCTCACGCCCTCCGAGGCGTCGCGATTCCTGTCGCGTTACTGTCTTGCGCGCGGCTTTCGCGGTCGTCGAAACTGGTGGACTGTCCTCAGGGAAGAGGCCGGTCGGCACGACGAATTTCGAACCCTACGAGCGGCACGGAAGACGCGCGCTTGA
- a CDS encoding glycosyltransferase family 4 protein, which produces MKIVIAESSTAVGGQELAVLLHAEHLVKRGHQLRLVLEPQSPIMAMAKVRGLPVEPFVMRQWRLPWSILTFRQLLRRERPDIVHVNSSRDSWLAALAVRLVRPRPKLIRTRHISAPLTNNAATHFLYRRLFDMVIVTGGERNRQDLIQRDGLAPDRVAAFPIGLDVEHFSPAAPAHDLRAELGIPAQHALVGLISYLRDYKGHRYFVEAAATVLKEQPGATFLIVGEGPEEHNIRAQIERLGLTANVRMLGFRDDLLDVFRSLDLFVMPTVEGDTIPQVLMQALAIGLPVVTTTTGSIPDVVVDGKSGFIVPPRDAEALADRIAQLLADPALRAAVGRRGRETVKQSYSLDRMVDELERVYRQVLSV; this is translated from the coding sequence GTGAAAATCGTGATTGCGGAATCCAGCACAGCCGTCGGCGGGCAGGAGCTGGCCGTCTTGCTGCATGCCGAGCATTTGGTGAAACGCGGGCATCAGCTGCGGCTGGTCTTAGAGCCGCAGAGCCCCATTATGGCGATGGCGAAGGTCCGCGGCCTCCCGGTCGAGCCCTTCGTGATGCGGCAATGGCGGCTGCCGTGGTCGATCCTGACCTTTCGACAGCTCCTCCGCCGCGAGCGCCCCGACATCGTCCATGTGAACAGTTCGCGTGACAGCTGGCTCGCTGCCTTGGCGGTCCGCCTGGTTCGGCCGCGACCGAAGCTGATTCGCACCCGGCACATCTCGGCTCCCCTGACGAACAATGCGGCGACCCATTTCCTCTACCGACGCCTCTTCGATATGGTGATCGTGACCGGAGGAGAGCGGAATCGGCAGGATCTCATCCAGCGTGATGGGTTGGCGCCCGATCGAGTGGCGGCCTTCCCCATCGGCCTCGACGTGGAACATTTCTCGCCCGCGGCTCCGGCGCACGATCTGCGGGCCGAGCTGGGCATTCCGGCGCAGCACGCACTGGTGGGGCTCATTTCCTACCTGCGGGATTATAAAGGCCATCGCTACTTCGTCGAGGCGGCGGCGACGGTCCTCAAGGAGCAGCCCGGCGCGACCTTCCTCATCGTCGGGGAAGGGCCGGAGGAACACAACATCCGGGCGCAGATCGAACGGTTGGGACTGACCGCGAACGTCCGCATGTTGGGGTTTCGCGACGATTTGTTGGATGTCTTCCGGTCGTTGGATCTTTTCGTGATGCCCACCGTCGAGGGCGATACCATTCCACAGGTCTTGATGCAGGCCCTGGCGATCGGGCTTCCGGTCGTGACCACGACGACCGGATCGATTCCCGATGTCGTGGTCGACGGAAAGTCCGGCTTTATCGTGCCGCCGCGCGATGCCGAGGCCTTGGCCGATCGAATTGCGCAGTTGCTCGCCGATCCTGCCCTGCGAGCGGCGGTGGGCCGGCGAGGCCGTGAGACGGTGAAGCAATCGTACTCCCTCGACCGGATGGTCGATGAACTGGAACGTGTCTATCGGCAGGTGCTGTCTGTATGA
- a CDS encoding glycosyltransferase family 9 protein: protein MNGGLLERARANPTRRLLLIKPSSLGDIVHAMPTLAALRAHFPQAEVTWLVKRQWAPLVEVIQGVDRVCMVDRGVSGWLGRVPGLRAARYDLVVDLQGLFRSGAMAWLTGCSRRVGFANAREGSPLFYTHRVAVPTTAMHAVDRYLLVAEALGAARPAVPSFQFVDRPEDRHRVDSLLRDGGLPKGTPWIAMNVSARWETKRWPAASFADAADRLAQGRALPVVLIGGPAERAESKAVLDRMGTKAIDLTGLTPVGLLPGLLRRAALLVTNDSGPMHIAAAVGTPVVALFGPTDPARTGPYGSGHAVLSHQVDCRPCFRRDCTRAVTLECLTGVRPEQVVQAAEAQLNRASKGQSS from the coding sequence GTGAACGGTGGTCTCCTCGAACGCGCTAGGGCCAATCCCACCCGGCGACTCCTCTTGATCAAGCCGAGTTCGTTAGGGGATATCGTCCATGCGATGCCGACCCTAGCCGCCCTGCGCGCCCATTTCCCTCAGGCCGAGGTGACCTGGTTGGTGAAACGGCAATGGGCCCCGTTGGTCGAGGTGATTCAGGGCGTCGATCGGGTCTGTATGGTGGATCGAGGCGTCAGCGGATGGTTGGGACGGGTTCCCGGACTACGCGCTGCGCGCTACGACCTGGTCGTCGACCTCCAGGGCCTGTTCCGGAGCGGCGCCATGGCCTGGTTGACCGGCTGCAGCCGACGGGTCGGATTTGCCAATGCGCGGGAAGGGAGTCCGCTCTTTTACACCCATAGGGTCGCGGTGCCGACGACCGCGATGCATGCGGTGGATCGGTACCTGCTGGTCGCGGAGGCACTGGGAGCCGCGCGTCCCGCCGTTCCATCGTTCCAGTTTGTCGACCGTCCTGAGGATCGGCACAGGGTGGACAGTCTGCTTCGGGACGGGGGGCTGCCGAAGGGGACGCCTTGGATTGCGATGAACGTGTCGGCACGCTGGGAGACGAAGCGCTGGCCGGCGGCTTCCTTCGCCGACGCGGCCGACCGGCTCGCTCAGGGCCGAGCCTTGCCCGTCGTCCTGATCGGGGGACCGGCGGAACGGGCAGAATCCAAAGCCGTGCTCGACCGCATGGGAACGAAAGCAATTGATCTGACCGGACTGACCCCTGTAGGCTTACTGCCCGGTTTACTGCGGCGCGCGGCCCTGTTGGTAACCAACGACTCCGGTCCGATGCATATTGCGGCGGCGGTGGGTACGCCGGTGGTCGCCCTGTTCGGCCCCACCGATCCGGCTCGAACGGGACCCTATGGGAGCGGGCATGCCGTCCTCTCGCATCAGGTGGACTGCCGTCCCTGTTTTCGTCGAGACTGCACGCGTGCCGTGACGCTGGAGTGTCTGACCGGGGTTCGGCCGGAGCAGGTCGTGCAAGCCGCCGAAGCGCAACTGAATCGGGCGTCGAAGGGACAGTCATCGTGA
- a CDS encoding glycosyltransferase family 4 protein, with product MRVAFLIERLDPARGGMERSAYDFLIELTALGVETHVVTQSAVDAPTAVQVHELGQEGWTDELQYRHFVIRAQRFVAERPWDVVHAIRPCLSCDLYQPRGGLVKTGQIRTIAARTTFLSKALRRVGLFFDGKERLLVQLEQQLLTGPKAPMVVVPSHYVGCQVEQEYGSARVATKRIFNAVQISPPLGVNRATVRRRRRAEWNIPLDRPVAIFVGHNFRRKGLARAIEVLADRRCVDWYLLVVGRDAPTPYERRAERLGVASRVRMLGEQSDVAELYWAADACVLPTYNDPCSRTVLEALSLGVPCITTVFDGSSECITPGEQGFVLPRPEAGDLLAEALRTLRDESVRRRMSREAEGLAAMLSMRRHAAEVAQVYGEIAARRSVAQGLCLV from the coding sequence ATGAGGGTTGCCTTTCTCATCGAACGATTGGACCCTGCCCGCGGCGGCATGGAGCGCTCTGCCTATGATTTCTTGATCGAGTTGACGGCGTTGGGAGTGGAGACGCATGTCGTCACGCAATCGGCGGTCGATGCGCCGACTGCGGTGCAGGTCCATGAACTGGGACAGGAGGGGTGGACGGATGAACTGCAGTATCGGCACTTCGTCATCCGTGCCCAACGATTTGTGGCGGAGCGGCCATGGGATGTCGTCCATGCCATTCGGCCCTGCCTGTCCTGTGACCTCTACCAGCCGCGCGGCGGTCTGGTGAAGACCGGCCAGATTCGGACCATCGCGGCCAGAACGACATTCTTGTCGAAGGCGCTGCGCCGGGTCGGCCTGTTCTTTGACGGCAAGGAGCGTCTCCTGGTGCAGCTTGAACAGCAGCTCCTGACCGGGCCCAAGGCTCCGATGGTCGTCGTGCCCAGCCACTATGTCGGCTGTCAGGTGGAACAGGAATACGGGAGCGCCCGCGTCGCCACCAAGCGGATCTTCAACGCCGTTCAGATCAGTCCGCCCTTGGGAGTGAATCGAGCGACAGTGCGTCGGCGTCGGCGCGCGGAATGGAACATTCCTCTCGACAGGCCGGTGGCTATCTTCGTCGGCCATAATTTCAGGCGCAAGGGGTTGGCGCGTGCAATCGAGGTCCTGGCCGACCGGCGATGCGTCGATTGGTATCTGCTGGTGGTGGGACGAGACGCGCCCACTCCCTACGAGCGGCGGGCCGAGCGTCTCGGGGTGGCCTCACGGGTTCGGATGCTCGGGGAACAGTCGGATGTGGCTGAGCTGTATTGGGCCGCGGACGCCTGTGTCCTGCCGACGTACAATGATCCCTGTTCCCGCACCGTCCTGGAGGCCCTCTCGTTGGGAGTGCCTTGCATCACCACGGTCTTCGATGGATCGTCGGAATGCATTACGCCGGGCGAACAGGGGTTCGTCTTGCCGAGGCCGGAGGCGGGCGACCTGCTGGCGGAAGCTCTCCGGACCCTGCGGGATGAGTCGGTCCGGCGGCGGATGTCGCGCGAGGCGGAAGGCCTGGCCGCCATGCTTTCCATGCGGCGGCATGCGGCGGAAGTCGCTCAGGTCTATGGGGAGATCGCGGCTCGCCGATCCGTCGCTCAGGGCCTGTGTCTCGTGTGA
- a CDS encoding LTA synthase family protein, which produces MNEPETLPRFSIRKTLLFWWILFVVMQSAERLFLLRDAWAQEVPSLTLLFHTLVVGVRGDFITATFALLLAGFGAGLWTGLRQVWLRRAGTAGPVAPLFQRALRGSGTLVALLLFILLAVDMGYYGFNRQHMDFVFLEYVGDLLAPPATSQGSNAQAMKQTGAELGEGSRWAGRVALFVSIQALGIGLWWWSFSTLVAPVLARWQPGSGFQANALLCVCLVGGGAGFHPLGPYGIRVAHIGSTVYYTLAQNPILFAGEALRVAWVSRGSIGKHNGETLPYDEAVQVVQQLLGPATAFVDQRYPLVRTIASTPDTVRLPKPANVLLVLLEGLDRRYLGQSYDGIQGTPFLDRLRADSIYFENFFSNGVQTSRGLFATLCSAYPRHGAAAMKTRYAHDYLCLPSLLQRGGYATEMVIGQHRDLNRLQTFLSRNGLQQLFDESDFPPTAERAGLGIVDGALFDFCYERIKERQAGDRPFLLATLTLSTHHPFAAPTHDPEVRALQAKVDDQYVAALHYADTELGRMFTRLQREGLLRNTVVVILGDHGRHEQVGRTELDRKAGHFASSLFVWMDESLRTPETYRPRTVSTVASQVDIAPTLLALNGLMPATVAFAGTDLTCTLVRDCLPDHIAYLTSVYDNLVGLAGRDGLLLYSFLTETFQAAGLNFDPLADGAERLTAAHARDLMALYEVSNQTLDANRLWSWREFGSRL; this is translated from the coding sequence ATGAACGAGCCTGAGACCCTCCCGCGATTTTCCATCCGCAAAACCCTGCTTTTCTGGTGGATTCTGTTCGTGGTGATGCAGAGCGCGGAACGGCTCTTCTTGCTCCGTGACGCATGGGCGCAGGAAGTGCCGAGTCTGACGCTGCTGTTCCACACCCTCGTCGTCGGGGTTCGGGGAGACTTCATTACCGCGACCTTTGCGCTGCTCTTGGCGGGGTTCGGCGCGGGGCTTTGGACAGGCCTGCGGCAGGTCTGGCTGCGGCGAGCGGGAACCGCGGGGCCGGTGGCTCCCCTGTTCCAGCGGGCGTTGCGAGGCAGCGGCACCCTCGTCGCCCTGCTGCTGTTCATCCTGTTGGCCGTGGATATGGGGTACTACGGGTTCAACCGTCAGCACATGGATTTCGTGTTCCTTGAGTACGTAGGCGATCTGCTGGCTCCCCCGGCTACCTCCCAGGGGAGCAATGCGCAGGCGATGAAACAGACCGGCGCGGAACTGGGGGAGGGGAGCAGATGGGCCGGGCGCGTGGCGCTGTTTGTGTCCATCCAGGCTTTGGGGATCGGTCTCTGGTGGTGGAGTTTCTCGACGCTCGTGGCGCCGGTGCTGGCGCGCTGGCAGCCGGGTTCCGGCTTTCAAGCGAACGCGCTCTTGTGCGTCTGTCTGGTCGGGGGTGGCGCCGGATTTCATCCCTTGGGGCCCTACGGCATCAGGGTCGCCCACATCGGGAGCACGGTGTACTACACCCTGGCGCAGAATCCCATCCTCTTCGCCGGAGAGGCCCTGCGCGTCGCTTGGGTGTCCCGTGGCTCCATCGGAAAACACAACGGGGAGACTCTGCCATACGACGAAGCCGTTCAGGTAGTGCAGCAGCTTTTGGGGCCTGCAACTGCCTTTGTGGATCAACGGTACCCCCTGGTTCGGACCATCGCATCCACGCCGGACACCGTGCGGTTGCCGAAACCGGCCAACGTCCTCTTGGTGCTTCTGGAAGGACTGGACCGCCGTTATCTCGGCCAGAGTTACGACGGTATTCAGGGTACCCCGTTCTTGGACCGGCTTCGAGCCGACAGCATCTATTTCGAAAACTTTTTCTCCAACGGCGTGCAGACCTCACGGGGGTTGTTCGCCACCCTCTGCAGCGCCTACCCGCGGCATGGCGCCGCAGCCATGAAGACGCGGTATGCGCATGACTATCTCTGCTTGCCCTCCCTCCTGCAGCGCGGCGGCTATGCGACGGAGATGGTGATCGGCCAACATCGCGACCTCAATCGGCTGCAAACCTTTCTGTCCCGCAACGGGTTGCAACAGCTGTTCGATGAGAGCGATTTTCCGCCGACCGCCGAACGGGCCGGGTTGGGGATCGTCGACGGGGCACTGTTCGATTTCTGTTATGAGCGGATCAAGGAGCGTCAGGCCGGAGATCGGCCGTTCCTGCTGGCCACGCTGACCCTGTCGACCCACCATCCCTTCGCGGCGCCGACGCACGATCCCGAAGTCCGCGCGCTGCAGGCGAAGGTGGACGATCAATATGTCGCGGCACTGCATTATGCGGACACAGAGCTGGGACGGATGTTTACGCGACTCCAGCGGGAAGGGTTGCTGCGCAACACGGTGGTGGTCATCCTGGGTGACCATGGACGGCACGAACAGGTCGGTCGCACGGAACTCGACCGGAAGGCCGGGCACTTCGCCTCCTCCCTCTTTGTCTGGATGGACGAGTCGTTACGGACGCCCGAGACCTATCGACCCCGCACCGTCTCGACGGTGGCAAGCCAAGTGGACATCGCGCCGACCCTGCTGGCTTTGAACGGACTCATGCCGGCTACGGTTGCCTTCGCAGGAACCGACCTGACCTGCACCCTCGTGCGGGACTGTCTACCCGACCATATCGCGTATCTGACGAGTGTCTACGACAATCTGGTGGGACTGGCCGGTCGTGACGGGCTCCTGCTGTATTCCTTCTTGACTGAAACCTTCCAGGCAGCCGGCCTGAACTTCGATCCTTTGGCGGACGGTGCCGAACGACTGACTGCGGCCCATGCCCGAGACTTGATGGCGCTGTACGAGGTGTCCAATCAGACGCTGGACGCCAATCGTCTCTGGTCCTGGCGGGAGTTCGGGTCACGGTTGTAA